One Chelonoidis abingdonii isolate Lonesome George chromosome 18, CheloAbing_2.0, whole genome shotgun sequence genomic region harbors:
- the SRPRA gene encoding signal recognition particle receptor subunit alpha, producing the protein MKTFEQSVKSQKTVKSMIETRGEKPKERAKNKKNKGSKKEASGTEAATVPSKATPDIKQNPPAATGDREELTKDEILQKNREEFFRKRLKGGEKSNKSPKPETQKEKGKKPRVWELGNSNAKVLDYSNSTTNGNTDTCSTEEYDPDMALGDGDREPGRLYDLEYESDEEEPEEEKVIQNPSQPRAKKGGLGGMFGMLKGLVGSKSLTREDMDSVLEKMKDHLIAKNVAADIAVQLCESVAKKLEGKVMGTFTTVTSTVKQALQESLVQILQPQRRVDMLRDVMDAQRHRRPYVVTFCGVNGVGKSTNLAKISFWLIENGFSVLIAACDTFRAGAVEQLRTHTRRLNALHPPESHGGRTMVQLYEKGYGKDAAGIAMEAILYARNQGFDVVLVDTAGRMQDNAPLMTALAKLIAVNTPDLVLFVGEALVGNEAVDQLVKFNKALADHSMAQTPRLIDGIVLTKFDTIDDKVGAAISMTYITSKPIVFVGTGQTYCDLRSLNAKAVVTALMKA; encoded by the exons ATGAAGACATTTGAACAGTCTGTGAAGTCTCAGAAGACTGTCAAGTCTATGATAGAAACTCGAGGGGAGAAACCAAAGGAGAGAGCcaagaacaagaaaaacaaaggtTCCAAAAAGGAGG CTTCAGGAACCGAAGCTGCTACTGTCCCCAGTAAAGCAACTCCAGATATAAAGCAGAACCCTCCTGCGGCAACCGGGGATAGGGAGGAACTGACCAAGGATGAGATCCTGCAAAAGAACCGTGAGGAGTTCTTCAGGAAGCGCCTGAAAGGAGGAGAGAAGTCCAA CAAGTCCCCAAAGCCTGAGACTCagaaggagaaagggaagaagCCCCGTGTTTGGGAGCTGGGGAATTCTAATGCCAAAGTACTCGATTATAGTAACTCCACTACCAACGGAAACACAGACACTTGTTCCACAGAGGAGTATGACCCTGACATG GCCCTAGGAGATGGAGATCGGGAGCCTGGCCGCCTTTATGATCTTGAATATGAGAGTGATGAAGAGGAACCTGAAGAGGAGAAAGTTATTCAGAACCCTTCACAGCCCAG GGCTAAGAAGGGTGGTTTGGGAGGCATGTTTGGGATGCTGAAAGGCCTGGTGGGTTCCAAAAGCTTAACAAGAGAGGACATGGACTCTGTGCTGGAGAAGATGAAGGATCATCTGATCG CGAAGAATGTTGCGGCTGACATAGCTGTCCAGCTGTGTGAATCGGTGGCTAAGAAACTGGAAGGGAAAGTGATGGGCACCTTCACCA CGGTGACCTCAACGGTGAAGCAGGCCCTGCAGGAGTCCTTGGTGCAGATCCTGCAGCCCCAGCGCCGCGTGGACATGCTGCGTGATGTCATGGACGCTCAGCGCCACCGCCGGCCATATGTCGTCACTTTCTGTGGTGTCAATGGGGTTGGAAAGTCAACCAACCTAGCCAAG atctctttctggcTGATTGAAAACGGGTTCAGCGTCCTCATTGCTGCCTGTGATACATTCCGAGCCGGAGCTGTAGAGCAGCTGCGCACGCACACCCGCCGCCTGAACGCTCTGCACCCGCCGGAGAGTCACGGCGGCCGCACCATGGTGCAGCTCTACGAGAAGGGGTATGGGAAGGATGCTGCTGGCATTGCCATGGAGGCCATTTTGTATG CACGTAACCAGGGGTTTGATGTGGTGTTGGTGGACACTGCTGGCCGCATGCAAGACAATGCCCCCTTGATGACAGCTCTGGCTAAACTCATTGCAGTCAACACCCCTGATCTGGTCCTGTTTGTCGGGGAAGCTCTGGTGGGAAATGAAGCTGTGGATCAGCTG GTCAAGTTTAACAAGGCCCTTGCTGATCACTCCATGGCCCAGACACCACGTCTCATTGACGGAATTGTGCTCACCAAATTTGACACCATTGATGACAAG